The Streptomyces sp. NBC_01353 genome contains a region encoding:
- the allB gene encoding allantoinase AllB, with the protein MDVNLVLRSTRVITPEGTGPASIAVSGGTIAAVLPYDAEVPEGARLEDVGDDVVLPGLVDTHVHVNDPGRTEWEGFWTATRAAAAGGITTLLDMPLNSLPPTTTVEHLRVKQDVARTKAHIDVGFWGGALPDNVKDLRPLHDAGVFGFKCFLSPSGVEEFPELDQEQLANSLAEIAGFGGLMIVHAEDPHHLAAAPQRSGEKYADFLASRPRDAENTAIENLINQARRLNARVHVLHLSSSDALPLIAAAKAEGVKITVESCPHFLTLTAEEVPDGATEFKCCPPIREASNQDALWNGLADGTIDCIVSDHSPSTADLKTPDFASAWGGISSLQLGLPAIWTEARRRGHNLEDVVRWMSAGPARLAGLEKKGAIEAGRDADFAVLAPEATFTVDPAELQHRNRVTAYAGKTLHGVVTSTWLRGERIADRGTLTEPSGSLLERNN; encoded by the coding sequence GTGGACGTCAACCTGGTACTGCGCTCGACACGCGTCATCACCCCCGAGGGGACGGGGCCCGCGTCGATCGCCGTCTCCGGCGGGACCATCGCCGCCGTGCTGCCGTACGACGCCGAGGTCCCGGAGGGTGCCCGGCTGGAGGACGTCGGCGACGACGTCGTACTCCCTGGGCTCGTCGACACCCATGTGCATGTGAACGACCCCGGCCGCACCGAGTGGGAGGGCTTCTGGACCGCCACCCGCGCCGCTGCCGCCGGTGGTATCACCACGCTCCTCGACATGCCGCTGAACTCGCTCCCGCCGACCACCACGGTCGAGCACCTGCGGGTCAAGCAGGACGTCGCCCGCACCAAGGCGCACATCGACGTCGGCTTCTGGGGCGGCGCGCTGCCCGACAACGTCAAGGACCTGCGACCCCTGCACGACGCCGGTGTCTTCGGCTTCAAGTGCTTCCTGTCGCCGTCCGGCGTGGAGGAGTTCCCCGAGCTGGACCAGGAGCAGCTGGCGAACTCGCTCGCCGAGATCGCGGGCTTCGGCGGCCTGATGATCGTCCACGCCGAGGACCCGCACCACCTCGCCGCCGCCCCGCAGAGGAGCGGCGAGAAGTACGCCGACTTCCTGGCGTCCCGGCCCCGCGACGCCGAGAACACGGCGATCGAGAACCTGATCAACCAGGCCCGCCGCCTCAACGCCCGCGTTCACGTCCTGCATCTGTCGTCCTCGGACGCGCTGCCGCTGATCGCCGCCGCCAAGGCCGAGGGCGTCAAGATCACCGTCGAGTCCTGCCCGCACTTCCTCACGCTCACCGCCGAGGAGGTCCCGGACGGCGCCACCGAGTTCAAGTGCTGCCCGCCGATCCGCGAGGCGTCCAACCAGGACGCGCTCTGGAACGGCCTCGCCGACGGCACGATCGACTGCATCGTCTCCGACCACTCGCCCTCCACGGCCGACCTCAAGACCCCGGACTTCGCCTCCGCCTGGGGCGGCATCTCCTCCCTCCAGCTCGGCCTGCCCGCCATCTGGACCGAGGCCCGCCGCCGCGGCCACAACCTGGAGGACGTCGTCCGCTGGATGTCCGCAGGCCCCGCGCGCCTCGCCGGCCTGGAGAAGAAGGGCGCGATCGAGGCCGGCCGCGACGCCGACTTCGCCGTCCTTGCCCCCGAGGCGACCTTCACCGTCGACCCGGCCGAGCTCCAGCACCGCAACCGCGTCACCGCCTACGCGGGCAAGACCCTGCACGGCGTCGTCACCTCCACCTGGCTGCGCGGCGAGCGGATCGCCGACCGCGGCACCCTCACCGAGCCCTCCGGCAGCCTCCTCGAAAGGAACAACTGA
- a CDS encoding IclR family transcriptional regulator has protein sequence MPTSSASTTDAAKPAAASGGVQSLERAFDLLERMADTGGEVGLSELSASSGLPLPTIHRLMRTLVACGYVRQQPNRRYALGPRLIRLGESASRLLGTWARPYLARLVEETGETANMALLDGDEIVYVAQVPSKHSMRMFTEVGRRVLPHSTGVGKALLAYTPAEEVRALLARTGMPAATEKTITTPEGFLDALALVRDAGYAVDDNEQEIGVRCLAVSVPNSPTAAAISISGPAGRVTEAATEKIVPILQEVAEELSTALANTAANGGA, from the coding sequence GTGCCGACGTCCAGCGCCAGCACCACCGACGCCGCCAAGCCCGCCGCCGCGAGCGGTGGCGTCCAGTCCCTCGAGCGTGCCTTCGATCTCCTGGAGCGGATGGCCGACACCGGTGGCGAGGTCGGGCTGAGCGAGCTCTCCGCCAGCAGCGGACTGCCGCTGCCCACCATCCACCGGCTGATGCGCACGCTCGTGGCCTGCGGTTACGTACGCCAGCAGCCCAACCGCCGGTACGCGCTCGGCCCCCGGCTCATCCGCCTGGGCGAGTCCGCCTCCCGGCTGCTCGGCACCTGGGCGCGCCCGTACCTCGCGCGGCTCGTCGAGGAGACCGGCGAGACCGCGAACATGGCGCTGCTCGACGGCGACGAGATCGTGTATGTCGCCCAGGTGCCGTCCAAGCACTCGATGCGCATGTTCACCGAGGTCGGCCGGCGCGTGCTGCCGCACTCCACGGGCGTGGGCAAGGCGCTGCTGGCCTACACCCCGGCGGAGGAGGTGCGCGCGCTGCTCGCCCGTACGGGAATGCCGGCCGCCACCGAGAAGACGATCACCACGCCGGAGGGCTTCCTGGACGCGCTCGCGCTGGTCCGGGACGCGGGGTACGCCGTCGACGACAACGAGCAGGAGATAGGAGTCCGCTGCCTCGCGGTGTCGGTCCCCAACTCCCCCACCGCGGCGGCGATCTCGATCTCGGGCCCGGCGGGGCGTGTGACGGAGGCGGCGACGGAGAAGATCGTCCCGATCCTCCAGGAGGTCGCAGAGGAACTCTCCACGGCGCTCGCCAACACCGCGGCCAACGGCGGAGCGTAG